In Pyrus communis chromosome 1, drPyrComm1.1, whole genome shotgun sequence, the following are encoded in one genomic region:
- the LOC137743318 gene encoding uncharacterized protein, with the protein MLLRSSSTPVPNSWLQYSKDSTFFDQQPEMVQQIQRTRSVTLSASSRSPLSLSPISDSGRRLTRAVSEDDLRDFMVAPPKRKSFSIPMDGFEEREEQNEIKMEMGFSASGLGRTASLGLAELERCEAGLREDRRLLSDLEGGGVGGGGGKICGGNGGGSGESDDGDDEGNGFWESNQGGASTDLYYQKIIDANPGNPMLLGNYARFLKEVQEDFGKAEEYCGRAILACPNDGTVLSMFADLVWQIHKDGPRAQSYFDQAVQAAPDDSYVLASYAKFLWDSEEEDEEEDEEEEEDEEEDEEENLKEGGNNRASPTNLFPGIPPSPPPLAAAA; encoded by the exons atgctTCTACGTAGCTCATCGACGCCGGTGCCCAACTCATGGCTGCagtattccaaagattcaaCATTTTTCGATCAGCAACCGGAAATGGTGCAGCAAATCCAGAGAACTCGCTCCGTTACCCTCTCGGCGTCGTCGCGGTCGCCCCTTTCGCTGTCGCCGATCAGCGACTCGGGTAGGAGGTTGACCCGGGCGGTCTCCGAGGACGATCTCAGAGATTTCATGGTGGCGCCGCCGAAAAGAAAGTCCTTCAGCATCCCGATGGATGGGtttgaggagagagaggagcaaAACGAGATAAAAATGGAGATGGGTTTTTCTGCCTCTGGGTTGGGCAGAACGGCCTCCTTGGGATTGGCGGAGTTGGAGAGGTGTGAGGCCGGGTTGAGGGAGGACAGGAGGTTGCTGAGCGATTTGGAAGGGGGCGGCGTTGGTGGAGGAGGCGGCAAGATCTGCGGTGGTAATGGCGGAGGGAGTGGTGAATCGGACGACGGAGATGATGAGGGCAATGGATTTTGGGAATCGAATCAAGGCGGTGCGAGCACCGATTTGTACTACCAGAAAATTATTGACGCTAATCCTGGAAATCCCATGCTCCTTGGCAATTATGCTCGCTTTTTGAAAGAG GTTCAAGAGGATTTCGGAAAAGCCGAAGAGTACTGCGGGAGAGCAATTCTGGCGTGCCCGAATGACGGAACTGTTCTGTCAATGTTTGCGGATTTGGTATGGCAGATTCACAAGGATGGTCCAAGAGCTCAGTCTTACTTTGACCAAGCTGTTCAAGCTGCCCCCGATGATAG TTATGTTCTAGCATCATATGCCAAATTTCTCTGGGACTCCGAGGAGGAAGACGAAGAGgaggacgaggaggaggaggaggacgaggAGGAGGACGAGGAGGAGAATCTGAAAGAAGGGGGGAATAACAGAGCGTCGCCAACCAATTTGTTTCCTGGAATTCCTCCTTCACCACCTCCATTAGCTGCTGCTGCATAG